A region of Penaeus chinensis breed Huanghai No. 1 chromosome 38, ASM1920278v2, whole genome shotgun sequence DNA encodes the following proteins:
- the LOC125046025 gene encoding zinc finger protein 112-like — MDDSGLEENVEDSALEFITVKEENIEDISDENCLGIKEEVIENEDKHVRNAIYIKTENLYRSEIPISKQTKFDDGEEHECDSDNSTLAYEDPLKVVPSAVDDYEDKSSSDGVHKEGREKVPNKIAEAIGNGLVCDVCSKKCICKSQLLNHMRVHTREKPYTCEVCSKGFPLKHHLVVHMRIHTKEKPFSCELCSKSFSQKTTLVKHMRVHRNEKPYTCEVCSKAFSDRSNLMKHMRIHTQERPYSCEICSSAFSQKTVLIKHMRVHTKEKPFSCDVCNRPFSERSSLLRHKKLHNK; from the coding sequence ATGGATGATTCAGGTTTGGAGGAAAATGTGGAGGACAGTGCATTGGAATTCATTACTGTTAAAGAAGAGAATATTGAAGATATTAGTGATGAGAATTGCctgggaataaaagaagaagtaattgaaaatgaagataaacatgtaaggaatgctatatatataaagactgaaAATTTATATAGGAGTGAGATTCCAATATCCAAACAAACAAAGTTTGATGATGGGGAAGAACATGAATGTGATTCAGATAATTCAACTTTAGCATATGAAGATCCACTAAAAGTGGTTCCGTCAGCAGTTGATGATTATGAGGACAAAAGCTCATCAGATGGGGTTCATAAGGAAGGTCGGGAAAAGGTACCAAATAAAATAGCAGAAGCAATTGGGAATGGTTTAGTTTGTGATGTATGTAGTAAGAAATGTATATGTAAGAGTCAGCTTTTAAATcatatgagagtacatacaagGGAGAAGCCATATACTTGTGAGGTTTGCAGCAAGGGGTTCCCTCTGAAACATCATCTTGTGGTACACATGCGGATACATACAAAGGAAAAACCTTTTAGTTGTGAATTATGTAGTAAGTCATTCTCACAGAAAACTACATTAGTGaagcacatgagagtacatagAAATGAGAAACCATACACCTGTGAGGTTTGTAGCAAAGCTTTCTCTGACAGAAGTAATTTAATGAAGCACATGAGAATACATACCCAGGAGAGGCCTTATAGTTGTGAGATATGCAGCAGTGCATTCTCTCAAAAAACTGTGTTAATAAAACACATGAGAGTTCATACAAAGGAAAAGCCTTTTAGCTGTGATGTTTGCAACAGACCTTTCTCAGAAAGAAGTTCTCTACTTAGACACAAAAAGTTGCACAACAAATAA
- the LOC125045815 gene encoding glutamate receptor ionotropic, kainate glr-3-like — MALSGRHLSVASDEWIPWVEIAAEDSWGGIAVTVLEILAEKLNFTYHYVRPLDQEWGRKLPNGSFTGLVGMLDRREADLALGPLSISWDRYQRVDFSTFLYMDWWGILLPRPRLERDFAGFLKPFAPEVWLGFGASLLVTIILGVILRTLTPDSLPESKSSFNLAWIARTVMNEATESLPLSVSGRTFLGTWLLAMCVLTSAYSGVLTSLLTVPIITVPVDSVEDLVSYGKIPWNLERGTWMHEGYARSNSKLGKKVFEGAGIVASAWDIRDRIKNERVAVFTGHFNMKKVMHHDYTETGQCNYYIGKVPLSSSLLSMAFPKGSSLVPAFNKWLTSLVETGQVTRLMSDLTSNAKVCMVRPGKEKKANTPLVLTLGDLGGVFFLLVSEIRLSIHDIIVSMGTFKFFRRACLYLSSKQSAYSRL; from the exons ATGGCGCTGAGTGGCAGGCACCTGTCCGTGGCCTCCGACGAGTGGATTCCCTGGGTTGAGATCGCGGCCGAGGACTCGTGGGGCGGCATCGCTGTCACGGTGCTCGAAATCCTGGCCGAGAAGTTGAATTTcac GTACCACTACGTGAGACCTCTTGACCAAGAGTGGGGGCGGAAGCTTCCGAATGGCTCCTTTACTGGATTGGTCGGCATGCTGGACAGGAGg gAGGCGGATTTGGCGCTGGGTCCGTTGTCCATATCGTGGGACAGGTATCAGAGGGTGGATTTTTCCACTTTTCTCTACATGGACTGGTGGGGGATCCTTCTGCCTCGCCCTCGCCTGGAGAGGGACTTCGCCGGGTTCCTGAAGCCGTTCGCTCCTGAG GTGTGGCTGGGGTTCGGCGCCTCCCTCCTGGTGACCATAATCTTGGGAGTGATCCTCAGGACCCTGACGCCTGACTCTCTGCCAGAAAGCAAGTCGTCCTTCAACTTGGCTTGGATCGCGCGAACTGTCATGAACGAGG CCACAGAATCACTGCCCTTGTCGGTGTCGGGGAGAACCTTCCTGGGCACTTGGCTGCTTGCTATGTGTGTCCTGACCTCGGCCTACAGCGGCGTCCTGACCTCGCTCCTGACGGTCCCGATCATCACAGTCCCGGTCGATTCTGTGGAAGACCTCGTCTCCTACGGCAAAATCCCTTGGAATCTGGAGCGCGGGACATGGATGCACGAGGGATACGCA CGATCAAATTCGAAACTGGGGAAAAAGGTGTTTGAAGGAGCCGGCATAGTGGCTTCTGCCTGGGACATCCGTGATCGCATTAAGAATGAGCGCGTGGCGGTCTTTACTGGTCATTTCAACATGAAGAAG GTCATGCATCACGATTACACGGAGACCGGCCAGTGTAATTACTACATCGGCAAGGTTCCTCTCTCGTCGTCCCTCCTTTCCATGGCGTTCCCCAAGGGCAGTTCCCTCGTCCCTGCTTTCAACAAGTG GTTAACATCCCTGGTGGAAACTGGCCAGGTGACCCGGCTTATGTCTGACCTGACCTCTAACGCTAAAGTATGTATGGTAAGGCccggaaaggagaagaaagcaaaCACACCGCTGGTTCTGACCTTAGGTGACCTCGGTGGAGTATTCTTCCTCTTGGTTAGTG AAATTCGATTGAGTATTCATGACATCATAGTTTCCATGGGCACTTTCAAGTTCTTCAGAAGAGCTTGCCTGTATTTATCCTCCAAACAAAGTGCTTACAGCAGATTATGA